A single window of Montipora capricornis isolate CH-2021 chromosome 14, ASM3666992v2, whole genome shotgun sequence DNA harbors:
- the LOC138033044 gene encoding uncharacterized protein, protein MDLVGTHRPFKIPRRERRPSEDCQYTLPVNSREAKEIEHELKRLAWNKNDLAPSVSIMHIKKVDNRFLEREYHEKKSELREQGRTPKELTEQLAFCVETDATLVSEICRIGLECTGTDHSLGDGKMGVTVWRCPDLCVRAFNWPASGSAFLLVFKIIKGRVKSVSSKSSPDTPNMEPTPNHDCHVSRNTANSSVTNLAALLRSTQYYLYEYNDEGLPAKRPRQCLPYAVIPLKRDDLSSPCSPKRPVMPAVSPVTPRKEFTKHAEELKSPTFSDEDGILVWRGLVTSGNKSLGRVSLFAGHKLGFNFRRSYLDVSKKIPLKQLALMMPGDLRSAWKYPLLYRNHALSVCNMKVAQDQPTETFTSFTKDLTTRAKSAGVFCADKMITMFLVLSCKEAVRLGLCETETPARVFCIVCRRQPSPFIQTFGYSRLPNHPCDPCASSLDSQAFRQSSLDMDTRHSAKIVVSSPETSPKLSDKHKSSRKMLKRSLSFSYRPSKPKDASDGGRGVCRSMSSGERLVSKEETAEMWGANTIARSDKGRAHIEDRKSAEKLPSSLDSITTVEELHCKRLSCDSNNNTNLNVNGSSNNTTLFEKSSAYLQKRELGHFESEIQQSRSLQSLDVQPTCNMHDFQGFYSILCQDPHLSTSSSMSRETCVTLEQGIGQETPCFQGFPSTTVAQKELIVFPRSPASTLEEVQRSMVTSRKSSATLTCYQGSTEESSGNLSGDNLLGTEESETEKVQDKDSSCSSPLAPFAGMAGKKARSVQNTSAYDSVVTTSLTAGKEQPDVSAQANCPSQSKSECLPLKTRELRPSLFSSGTPLSLRPESVNMVPLDSESNACISNAAHNSGGKREGRERSMLRASVNVDTEDDLRIVVGNEEEECAIVASGDMKRPRDFIFENQDSECCNKYIAPDNSSSRGEGDLNKLEESILSNQDVASCQTEPNLYVFDAVNQSTGPFCAEHTSCSNNEVLKQGIHFPVSSEPSSAEMHQNITACEALASGLVSPSSYSHPKVCIDRLKLLQAALKATRDGNDFDTDGGIRNPCLVTDGTSTSSGTTKKSSVKNMSQNIDFTTIQSCIPSSAEDDEATVINCTTLGKLDIVSAHQSSPCAGGVIEISLIDDWGFAAKSDDVNATSLTMKSSCVPGICRDDPDSADIGNAEGSTGERPSIENSNFSEPEIFESAPVELVETFTFSYNAESGDNNRDAGNREGIRTKGGREEYVGKEKGRDVMSKVVLSSHINSEAITISDDFASEVECSTDMSEWSGLDKCESGGGVVSQCELYSDRNLHGEVSSSEVLLHKNDSLGHHSEVEGPNDKLDTTEFCYVDTKVVGAEISSTSFSREISQEEFLDDFPRTSKNVNVGDEGRSELVADHSKLSVNSCDVFERSDLCTLKAGKDTQAVVTKNYEVNEYDGTIERGTASVSSQSTSPVNICLSSHSPAELTEAGVSQDVVCSGSVSPSRLRNSSLKFTQESADLRVVEGSWLAGGVGNVSKSQQSQKARGNEPSESQSPSLCEKSVSNSDEARADLKPASAPSSKETHSSKKFEGHSHQRKGSIADSPVISRAQHTTSSLRLSTHLDTSVQNAEKLCKPHKNEMFYKLRKQNELLKGSLTNSREKHTTSSLVHSTHLPPNDREENARKRHRNEMFVNFRNDKKLTPPPPLVPLDTAQKHDRGHEGQRPHLVRYQPKVWGLVRPSNRHRWHPYCNGSLLVNSKGRELSHFSMARYPGWSPHIPEVPRAGQYPFGQFFPGLVNCETPTSVPIQCRRGPFLSLPPPLIPRFWYFPGDSCHLPCLSNRTR, encoded by the exons ATGGACTTGGTTGGAACTCATCGGCCTTTCAAAATTCCACGCAGGGAAAGAAGACCCTCCGAAG ATTGCCAGTACACTTTACCAGTTAACTCCAGGGAGGCAAAAGAAATAGAACATGAACTGAAACGGCTGGCCTGGAATAAAAATGACCTTGCTCCATCTGTTAGCATCATGCACATCAAAAAGGTCGATAATCGATTCCTGGAAAGGGAATATCATGAGAAGAAATCTGAACTACGAGAGCAAGGAAGAACCCCAAAGGAGCTCACAGAGCAACTGGCTTTCTGTGTGGAGACTGATGCCACCCTCGTAAGCGAGATATGCCGAATTGGGCTGGAGTGCACAGGAACAGACCACAGCCTTGGTGATGGAAAGATGGGGGTGACAGTATGGCGATGTCCAGATTTGTGTGTCAGGGCCTTTAACTGGCCTGCATCAGGATCAGCCTTCCTCTTGGTTTTCAAA ATTATAAAAGGGAGAGTGAAGTCTGTTTCGTCAAAGTCATCCCCCGACACACCTAACATGGAACCGACGCCGAACCATGACTGTCATGTATCCAGAAACACAGCAAACTCGTCAGTTACAAACCTTGCTGCACTCTTAAGGAGCACCCAG TATTATCTCTATGAATACAACGATGAGGGCCTTCCTGCCAAGAGGCCTCGGCAGTGTTTGCCGTACGCGGTTATACCACTAAAAAGAGACGACCTATCGAGCCCATGCAGCCCTAAGAGACCGGTGATGCCTGCCGTCTCCCCAGTAACCCCAAGAAAGGAATTTACTAAACATGCTGAG GAACTCAAATCCCCAACGTTCAGTGACGAAGATGGTATTCTTGTGTGGAGAGGCTTGGTAACTAGTGGTAACAAGAGTCTTGGTCGTGTGTCATTGTTCGCCGGACATAAGCTTGGATTCAACTTTCG GAGGTCGTATTTGGACGTTTCTAAAAAGATTCCACTTAAACAGCTGGCTCTGATGATGCCAGGTGACCTTAGAAGTGCCTGGAAATACCCTT TGCTTTATCGAAATCACGCGTTAAGTGTTTGTAACATGAAAGTAGCTCAAGATCAACCCACTGAAACCTTCACTAGCTTCACCAAAGACCTCACCACCAGAGCAAAATCT GCTGGTGTATTTTGTGCTGACAAGATGATTACTATGTTCCTTGTTCTCTCATGTAAAGAGGCCGTGCGCCTTG GATTATGCGAAACGGAGACACCCGCTAGGGTTTTCTGTATTGTGTGTCGTCGCCAGCCGAGTCCATTCATCCAAACTTTTGGTTACAGCAGACTACCTAACCATCCTTGTGACCCTTGTGCATCTTCCTTGGATTCGCAAGCTTTCAGACAGTCCTCTTTGGATATGGATACGCGACACTCAGCCAAGATTGTCGTGTCGTCACCAGAAACATCACCAAAATTAAGTGACAAACATAAGAGCTCccggaaaatgttgaaaagatcgCTTTCTTTCTCGTACAGGCCTTCAAAGCCGAAAGATGCTTCAGATGGTGGGAGGGGGGTTTGCAGAAGCATGAGCTCTGGTGAACGACTCGTTTCCAAGGAAGAGACTGCTGAAATGTGGGGAGCGAATACCATCGCCAGGAGTGACAAAGGCCGTGCCCATATTGAAGATCGAAAATCAGCAGAAAAGTTGCCAAGTAGCTTGGATTCTATAACAACTGTTGAGGAATTGCACTGCAAAAGATTAAGTTGTGATTCAAATAATAATACGAATTTAAACGTGAATGGGTCTTCTAATAATACCACGTTGTTTGAGAAATCGTCTGCGTATTTACAGAAGCGTGAATTGGGACACTTTGAATCGGAGATCCAACAATCACGAAGCTTGCAATCCCTTGACGTTCAGCCCACCTGCAatatgcatgatttccaaggcTTTTACTCAATTTTGTGTCAAGATCCTCATCTAAGTACATCAAGTTCGATGTCGAGGGAAACTTGTGTGACCCTAGAGCAAGGTATTGGCCAGGAAACGCCTTGCTTTCAAGGTTTTCCTTCCACGACAGTTGCTCAAAAGGAACTAATCGTATTTCCAAGGAGTCCCGCCTCAACTCTTGAAGAGGTACAGCGCTCTATGGTGACATCAAGGAAGTCTTCGGCTACGTTAACATGTTATCAGGGGTCAACTGAAGAAAGTTCGGGCAACCTGAGTGGCGACAATTTGTTAGGAACTGAAGAAAGTGAAACCGAGAAAGTTCAAGACAAAGATTCATCATGTTCATCGCCTCTCGCACCGTTTGCCGGCATGGCAGGAAAGAAGGCGCGTTCGGTTCAGAATACTAGTGCGTATGATTCTGTTGTGACGACGTCATTGACTGCTGGCAAAGAACAGCCTGACGTATCAGCTCAGGCTAACTGTCCGTCTCAGTCCAAATCAGAATGCTTGCCTCTGAAAACTCGGGAACTGCGTCCTTCTCTCTTCTCCAGTGGAACTCCTTTGAGTCTTAGGCCTGAGTCTGTAAACATGGTCCCTTTAGATTCCGAGAGTAATGCATGTATTTCTAATGCTGCACATAACTCCGGGGGTAAACGAGAAGGTAGGGAAAGAAGCATGTTACGTGCAAGTGTCAACGTGGATACTGAAGACGATTTGAGGATCGTCGTCGGAAATGAGGAAGAGGAGTGCGCCATTGTGGCAAGCGGAGATATGAAACGCCCGAGAGATTTTATTTTTGAGAATCAAGACAGTGAGTGTTGCAACAAATACATAGCTCCCGATAACAGTAGCTCCCGTGGTGAAGGTGATCTTAATAAGCTAGAAGAGAGTATTTTAAGTAATCAGGATGTAGCCTCATGTCAAACTGAACCAAATTTGTACGTCTTCGACGCTGTGAATCAAAGCACAGGTCCCTTCTGTGCGGAGCACACCTCGTGTAGTAACAATGAAGTACTAAAACAGGGAATACATTTCCCTGTTTCCTCGGAACCATCAAGCGCTGAGATGCATCAAAATATAACGGCTTGTGAAGCACTTGCAAGTGGTCTCGTTTCACCCTCTTCTTATTCCCATCCCAAGGTTTGCATTGATCGCTTGAAACTCCTACAGGCAGCTTTGAAAGCTACTCGAGATGGTAATGATTTTGATACTGACGGAGGGATAAGGAATCCATGTCTCGTTACAGACGGGACTTCAACTTCATCTGGAACTACAAAGAAAAGCTCTGTTAAGAACATGTCTCAGAATATTGATTTTACGACTATTCAGAGTTGTATCCCTTCCTCCGCTGAAGACGATGAGGCAACTGTTATAAATTGTACGACTTTGGGAAAACTCGACATTGTTTCGGCCCACCAATCTTCGCCTTGTGCTGGAGGTGTAATTGAAATTTCATTGATCGACGACTGGGGATTTGCAGCAAAATCTGATGATGTAAATGCTACTTCACTCACAATGAAAAGTTCTTGTGTACCGGGTATATGTCGCGATGATCCGGATTCAGCAGACATAGGTAATGCTGAAGGATCAACGGGAGAAAGACCTTCAATAGAGAATTCCAATTTCTCGGAACCAGAAATTTTTGAGTCTGCACCAGTAGAGTTGGTCGAAACATTCACTTTCAGCTACAACGCTGAGTCTGGTGATAATAATCGCGATGCTGGAAACAGGGAAGGAATACGGACtaagggggggagggaggaGTATGTTGGTAAAGAAAAAGGTCGTGATGTCATGTCAAAGGTGGTGCTGTCTTCTCATATTAACTCGGAAGCAATTACGATTTCAGACGATTTTGCATCTGAAGTAGAATGCTCTACAGATATGAGTGAATGGAGTGGTTTAGACAAGTGCGAATCTGGTGGTGGTGTTGTGTCACAGTGCGAGTTATACTCGGATAGAAATTTACATGGGGAAGTGTCTTCTTCGGAAGTGCTACTGCATAAGAATGACTCGCTAGGACATCACTCTGAAGTTGAGGGTCCAAATGATAAACTGGACACAACCGAATTCTGCTATGTAGATACGAAGGTAGTTGGTGCTGAAATCTCTTCCACGAGCTTTTCTCGAGAAATATCGCAAGAGGAATTCTTAGATGACTTTCCAAGGAcatcaaaaaatgtaaatgtaggTGACGAGGGAAGGTCTGAACTGGTTGCCGATCACAGTAAACTCTCAGTCAACTCTTGTGATGTCTTCGAAAGGTCTGACCTATGTACTTTAAAAGCTGGGAAAGATACCCAAGCTGTTGTCACGAAGAATTACGAAGTAAATGAATATGATGGCACGATAGAACGTGGGACCGCAAGTGTGTCATCACAAAGCACATCCCCGGTGAACATCTGTTTGAGCTCACATTCGCCTGCAGAACTCACAGAGGCAGGGGTATCACAAGATGTAGTTTGTTCAGGGAGTGTCAGCCCTTCTAGATTAAGAAATTCATCTTTGAAATTCACTCAGGAGAGCGCTGACTTAAGGGTTGTAGAGGGTAGCTGGCTCGCTGGAGGAGTAGGTAACGTATCCAAGTCACAACAGTCCCAAAAGGCAAGAGGGAATGAGCCTTCTGAATCCCAATCACCATCTTTGTGTGAAAAGTCTGTGAGCAATAGTGATGAAGCTCGTGCAGACCTAAAGCCTGCAAGCGCACCTTCGTCGAAAGAGACGCATTCATCCAAAAAATTCGAAGGCCATTCCCACCAGAGAAAGGGCTCTATCGCGGATTCTCCTGTGATTTCCCGAGCGCAACACACAACTTCCTCTCTGAGGCTCTCCACACATTTGGACACCAGTGTACAAAATGCAGAAAAGTTGTGTAAACCGCACAAGAACGAAATGTTTTACAAGTTAAGAAAGCAGAATGAATTGTTGAAGGGTTCTCTTACGAATTCCAGAGAAAAACACACGACGTCCTCTTTGGTGCATTCCACACATTTGCCTCCAAATGACAGAGAAGAGAACGCAAGAAAACGGCACAGAAACGAAATGTTTGTCAATTTTAGAAATGATAAGAAATTAACGCCCCCACCTCCACTGGTCCCTTTGGATACGGCGCAGAAGCATGATCGAGGTCACGAAGGACAAAGACCTCACTTAGTTAGATACCAGCCGAAAGTGTGGGGGCTTGTAAGACCTAGTAACAGACATCGGTGGCATCCTTATTGCAATGGTTCACTCCTGGTAAATAGCAAAGGGAGAGAATTGTCGCATTTTTCAATGGCACGTTATCCTGGCTGGAGTCCACATATACCAGAAGTACCCAGGGCAGGCCAGTACCCGTTTGGACAGTTTTTTCCAGGTTTAGTCAATTGCGAAACGCCCACCTCCGTTCCAATCCAATGCCGTCGTGGTCCGTTTTTGTCTTTGCCACCTCCTTTAATACCACGGTTTTGGTATTTTCCTGGGGACTCTTGCCATTTACCTTGTTTATCAAATAGAACGAGATAA